The DNA region GGTCGCGGCCGAGCTGTTTCTCTCGGTCAAGACGATCGAGACGCACGTGTCGAACGTGCTGCGCAAGCTACAGCTCTCGAACCGCCACGAACTCACCGCCTGGGCGCTGTCACGACGGCTCTTGTAGAGTTTTGACCATGACTGATGTTCGTTACACCGTGCGCAAGTGGGTTAAGCCCGAAGACCTCAACCAGCACGGGGCCCTGTTCGGTGGCCGGCTGCTGCAGTGGGTCGATGAAGAGGCCGCGATCATTGCGATCACCCAGCTCGGCACGACCGACCTCGTGACGCGCCACATGTCTGAGATCAACTTCCTCTCGCGGGCCGACCGCGGCGACCTGCTCGAGATCGTCTACGGCGTGAAGGCCTTTGGCCGCACCTCGATCACCCTCGACTGCCGGGTCACCAACTCGGTCACGGGCGCCGACATTCTCACGCTCGACAGCATTATCTTCGTGTCGGTCGACGAACACGGCACCGCGACGCCGCACGGCCAGACGGTGGCGACGCCCACGACCGAGCGCGTGCGGCTCGATCACCTGCGCTAGCCGAGGGGCTTGGCGCTAGCGGCCACTCAACGCCCCCGCAACCCGCCCACAATCGCATCGATGCACTCGGTGAGCCGCCGCACGTCATCGGGCTCGACCGAGACGTAGGTGGCGATGCGCAGCTGGTTCTGGCCGATGCCACTGTAGGCGTCAACGTCAACGATGCCGTGCGCGCGAAGCTGCCGCGAGAGCTCGCGTGCGTCGACGTCGGCTGCGAACTCGATCGTCGCGTTGACGGGCGAGCGGTGCACGGGGTCGGCCACGAAGGGCGTCGCGAAGTCGCTGCGCTCGGCCCAGCGGTACAGCATCTCCGAGCTCTCTCGGGCGCGAGACTCTGCCCAGGTGAGGCCGCCGCTCGCGATGATCCACTGGAGTTGTGTCTCGAGCAGGGCCAGGGTGACGAGCGACGGGGTGTTCACGGTTTGCTGTGATCTCGAGTTCGTGATCGCGAGATGCAGGTTGAGTGAATCGGGAATGTGGCGGCCGCTTGCCGCGATGCGCTCGGCGCGCTCGATTGCCGCCGGTGAGAGCAGCGCGATCCAGAGGCCGCCGTCAGAGCCGAGGTTCTTTTGGGGTGCGAAGTAGTAGACGTCGGCGTTTGCCGCATCGAAGTTGATGCCGCCCGCGGCGCTCGTCGCGTCGATGAGGGTGAGCGCCTCGCTCGCGGGCACGACGCGTTCGACGGGTACAACGACGCCGGTCGAGGTGTCGTTGTGGGGCCACGCGTACACGTCGATTCCGGCCTCGGCGACGGGAGCGGCGAGACTTCCGTGCGGCGCGCTTCGCACCGACGGGGTCTCGAGCCAGGGAGCGCCCGCGGCGCGCGCAAACTTCTTGCCGAAGGCCCCGAAGCTCAGGCACTGAGCGCGGTGCTCGATGAGGCTCGCCGCCGCAACGTCCCAGAACATGGCCGCACCGCCGTTACCCATGACCACCTCGTAGCCGTCGGGGGCGTCGAAGAGGTCGAGCAGCTGGCGCTGCACCGAGCCGACGAGCGCTTTGACGGGGGCCTGCCGATGTGAGGTGCCGAGCAGATCACGGTAGGTCGTCGTGAGGCTCGTGAGCTGCTCAGGGCGAAGGCGCGACGGACCGCTCCCAAACTTGCCGTCAGAGGGGAGCATGTCGGCGGTAAGGGTGGCGGTGGGGCTTGCGGTGTTCACTGGGCGCTCCTCGCGAGTGACTGGGGTGATGAAGTGTGGCTGAGGTGGGTCAGGGTGGTGCGCACGCGGGCTCCGGCTGCCGAGACGGCGTCTTTGAGGCGGGCGCCGCCCAACAGGGCCGCGTTGAGCTCGGCGGTAAACATGTCGCCGAGCCCCTTGGCCTCGGTTGGTATTGCGGGGTGCCGGTGTACGTGCGTTTCGCGCTGCGTCACGAGCAGTTCGGCAATGTGGGGCTTGCCGCGGTGAGTTTCGCTCGTGACTCCGGTGACGATGATCCACTCAGTTTTGGGGGTCATGAGCGACCTTGCGGCGCGCTCGATCGCCGCGGTCGAGCTGAGCGTCTCGAGCGGCGTTTCGGTGAGCGTCGCGAGTTCGAAGAGGTTCGGGGTGAGACCCGTGGCGAGCGGCACGAGTTTGTCGCGCATGGGGCGGGCGACCTCGGGGTTCGTGTAGAAGCCGAGCTCGACATCGCCGAGGGTGGGGTCGAGCACCAGGGGCACCTGGTGGGCCGCGCACCAGGAGGCGATGGGGGCGACCTGCTCGGGGGCGGCGAGATAGCCGGAGGTTACGAGCTGGAGGCCGCCTAGGGCGCCGGCCGCTTCGAGATCAGTGAGCGCCTCACTGAGGTACTCGGGCGGCACATCGAGGTGGTGCGATCTGGGGTAGTGCGGCATGACGCTCAGCATGATCGTGGCGATGCCGATGGCCGCGATGTCGTGCTCGGCGTACACGCGTTCAGAACCGTTGAGCCCGACCGAGCCGTGAATCAGCCGCGACCCGAAGCCGAGAATGCGCGGCTTGGGGGTGGCGAGCTCAAGGCGCGCGGCTCCCGAAACCTCGCGGGCGATGCGGCCGGCGGGTGCTTCGGGAGAGGGTGCGTCAGGATTGGTTCTTATTGACATAGGTCAAATGCTAGCATGGTCGGTGTTAGAACAGTTTGAGCGGCTCGCACGAGCCGAGAAGCGGCAGATATGAACGAGCAATACGAGATGATTCCCTCGGCAAAGCCACTCATCGGGAACGAAGAACGAAGCGCGGTCGATCGGGTGCTCGCCTCGGGCGGCTTGGCCCAGGGCCCAGAGGTCGCCGCGTTCGAAGCAGAGTTTTCGCGGCAACTCGTGGGCGGCAGGCCCACCGTCGCCGTGAACTCGGGCACGAGCGGGCAACACCTCGGGCTGCTCGCGAGCGGTGTCGGGCCGGGCGACGAGATCATCGTGCCCTCGTTTACCTTCGCCGCGGTCGCGAACTCGGTCGTGCTCGCGGGGGCGACCCCGGTGTTCGTCGATATTGAGCCGCGCTACTTCACGCTCAACCCGGCCAAGGTGGCCCAGGCGGTGACCGAGCGCACGAAGGGCATCATGCCCGTGCACCTCTACGGGCACCCCTTCAAGGCCGACTCGATGCTCTCGGTTGCCAAAGAATACGAGCTCACAGTGTACGAAGACGCGGCCCAGGCGCACGGCGCGACCTGGCAGGGCGAACCCGTCGGCACCTTCGGTGAGTTCGCGATGTTTAGCCTCTACCCGACGAAAAACATGACCGCGATCGAGGGTGGCATGGTGGCCTGCCGCACCGAAGCGATCGCGCGGGGCGTGAGGCTCCTGCGTAACCAGGGCATGGAGACGCAGTATGCGAACGAGGTCGTGGGCTTCAACGCCCGCATGAGCGACGTGCACGCTGCGGTCGGTCGGGTGCAGCTCGGCAAGCTTGAAGCGTGGACCGAGACGCGGCAGCGCAACGCCACCTTTTACGAGCGTGAGCTTGGCTCGCTCGCGGGCCTTCGCACCCCGCAGACCTCGCCGCTTGCGACCCACGTGTACCACCAGTACACCGTGCGGGTCGACGGGGCCGAGCGCGACCGCATTCGCGAGGCGCTTCGTGAGGAGTGGGGCATCATGACCGGGGTGTATTACCCGACGCCGTGCCACCGGCTGCCCTCGCTCGCCCGCTACGCCGAGGGGGTTCACCTGCCCGAGACCGATCTCGCGGCGGCCGAGGTGATGTCGCTGCCCGTGCATCCGTCGCTCAGCGAGGCCGATCTTGAGCGCATCGTGTGCGGGGTGACGAGCGTCGTGGGAGCGGGGGCGTGATGAGCGACACCGGAGGGCTCGGGCTGCTTGAGCACCCTGCGACCCGGGCGGCAGAGGGCGTGGCGAGGGCCGAGGCCGTTCGTCGTGAACTGCGGCACGCCCGCCGTGCACTCGCGGCCGACCTCGCAAGCGGCGGTGAGCCCGTGGGCCATGCGAGGCTCGCGGCCGAGAGCGTGAGCCGGCTTGAGCGGGAGCTCGACGCGTTGCTCGCCGACCCCGAGATTCTGGAAAGGGCGCGCCGGGCCCTCGATGAGCGGGCGGCGGTGCTTCGCGTCGCGGTCACCGCGCACCGCTTTGAGACCGAGGCGCTGCGGCGCTGGGAAGACGGTGACGAGCTCATCGCCCACGCGGCTGTCACTGGGCGAAGGCTCACCGACGACGAGCGCCGTTTTCTTGAGGCCACACCAGAGCGCGCCGAGACCGCTCTCGAGCGTGCCTTGCCAGAGGCGGCCTCGGCTGCCCTCGTGACCGGAGCTGCCGAGGCACTCGCCACCGTGCGGGTGCGCGAAACCCGTGCGCAACTTCAGGAGGGGCTCTGGGTCTCGCCGCAAATGCAGGGGGCCGTTCGTGCCGCGCTCCCGGCGCTCGCCGCGGGTGCACCGCTGCTCCTCATCGGCGAGACAGGCGGGGCCAAAACGGCGCTTGCCGAGCACCTCGCCGCGAGGGTCGCCCCCGAGGCCGAGTTCGTTTCGGGCTACGGCGACATCACCTCGGCGCAGCTCGTCGGAACCCATGAGTTGCGGGCCGAGGGCGGGGCCACCGTGACGGCGTTTGAGCCGGGGCCGCTTCTGCGGGCAATGACCGAGGGCAAGCCGCTCATTCTTGATGAGGTGAACGCGATGCCGCCCGAGTTCTTGAAGCGACTCAACCGCATTTTGCAGCTGCGCCCCGGCGCCAGGTTCGCGGTGCAAGAGCAGGCCGGGCTCACCGTCACGATTGCCCGGGGCTTCTCGATCATCGCGACGGCAAACGAGCACGCGCCCGGCAGATATCGCGGCATCGAGCCGTTGAGCGCCGAGTTGATTAACCGCTTCGGCGCCAACGTGCACCGGGTGCACTACCCCGATGCGCACGTCGCATACGACGATTACCCGCACGAGAACATGCTGCTTGCCGCGGCCTCACTCGCCGACGAGAGTGGCGAGCTGCCGGGCACGATCACGCTCGCCGACCTCGAGCCCGTGGCCCGGGCGGCCTTTGTGAGCCAGCAGGTGTTCTCGGGTAACTACGGCGAGGGCTTTCGCGGCTTCGTGACGAGCGAGCGTGAGTACGATCGCGAGCCTGGCCTCATCGAGACGGTGATCGCACCGCGCACTCTCGCGGCGATACTCGAACAGGTCGCCCTCACGGCAACCACGCGGTCACTGAACGAGGCCCTCGCGCGCTTTCTCGACGGGGTCATGAACGCCCACGATCGCCGGGTGCTCGCGCTCATTTTCGAGGGCCAGGGCATCGCGCTATGACGGGCGCCGGCGACGATCGCCTTGTCGAGCAGCTCACGAGCCTCGGCCGACTGCTCGGCATCACGGTGGTCGTCACCGATGAGAGCGAATGGATCATTGCCCCCGAAAGCGTGCGCATAGGCCTCGGCTTTTATCGCGACCGGGGCATCGCTGAGGGCGACGTCATGGCTCTTGCCCTGCGCGACTTCTGGGTCGGGGTTCGCCTGCCCCTCTTCGAACCGGGTCGTGGTTACCGGCGGGAGGCGATCGAGGCCGCGCAGCCCGAACTCGCGCCGCTGCTCGCCACGGCCGATCGGCTCGATGCGATGGCGGCGATCGACGTGGCGCTGCCCGGTATCGCAGGCGAGCTGCGGGCAGCGACCGCGCGCAGCATTGCCGACGACGTGAGCGAGCTCTCCCTCGAAGCTCAGTGGCTCGCGGCGGTGACGAGGAGCTTCTCGGGCGCGGCCCTGCCCGTTGTCGCGCCGCAGCTTCGTCGCCAGCTCGCAGGTTTTGCGATGCTGCTCGAGCGTGCGGCGCACGATGGCCCGCTGCACGACGCCTGCAACGCGCTCGCCTTTCGTGAGGCAAGCGCTCCCACGGGGGTCGACCGCCTTGACCGGGTGCTCGCGCTCATCGCGCCGCCCTATCTCGAGCTGCTTCGCGGTGCTGGGCAGGGGCTTGCGACCCCGGGGGCGTCGCTGCACGCGAGGCCTGCCGACGGCGACGATGAGGGGCTCGGGGGCGACGAGGGGCGCGGCCCACGAAGCGGCGAGAGTGACGACGGCAGTGATGCCGAGGCGCAGGGGAGCGGTGCCTCGCAGGTGCAGGCCCTCGATACCGCGGCGCCTCAAGATGCCGAGGGCGGTGACGAGCCGAGTGTCGACGAGCGGCTGCTCGTCGAGTCGGGGTCGATGGTTGCCCCCACGGCGTTTCTTGAGACCCCACTTTCGGCAACCCGTGCGAGTCTCGCACCGCTCGAGGTTCCAGGCGATGAGTCGAGGCCGCTCAACGAAGCGGATCGCGAGCGCGTGGCGCGTGACGACGGGCAGGCCCCCCGGCTGGCATCAGCGCCGCACCCGGGGGTGCAGCGTGCGTCGGTCGCCGAGTATCGCGCCCGGCTAGAGCGCTACCGCCGGGAGGTCACGGCCACGCGCGAGGTGTGGCGTCTCGCGGTGAGTGAGCAGCTGCGGCTGCGGCAGGTCGCGCTGCAGCGCGGGGCTCCAGAGGGGGCAGAGCTCTTTCGTGAGCGACTCGCTGCCACCGTCACCGAGGTCGCCGCTGGAGTTCCGAGGCCCGCCGCGTATCAGCAGTATGAGCGCCGGCCTCGCCACGGTGACGGGCTGCGCAGCACCGACTACGTGCTGCTGCTCGACCGCTCTGGCTCGATGCAGGGTGCCGCGGCCGAGCTCTGCGCCGACGCGGCAATGGTCATGGTTGAGTCGCTCGCTGCGGTGTCCCGCGATCTGCAAGGCCGCGACGAACGGGCCGCGCGGGCGCTCGACGTGCGATTGCGCGCGGGTATCATCGCGTTCGGTGACGAGCCCGTCGTCGTGAAGGGGCTGGACACCCCGGTCGATGACGAGATCCGGGCTTCGCTGCACTCCGCGGTGCGCGGCGCGCGAGGGTCGACGAGGGGTGCCGCCGCGCTCGACGCAGCGGCCGAGCTCTTCGGGCCTGAGCTGCAGGGCGAACGGCCCCGCCGCGTCGTGCTCTGCGTGACCGATGGCGACCTTGACGACGTGGCCTCGCTCAAGGGGGCGATCGCGGGCCTCGACGCGCTCGGCGCCGAGGTGCACGCGATTGGGGTGGGTCGTTCACCCGGTATCGAGGTGTTTGCCCCGGCCTTCGAACGCATCGACACCGTGCGTGAGCTGCCGGGGCTGCTCGCCCGGGTCGTCGCCGCCGACGCTCAGGCGACGCTCGCCGGCCGAATGCCCACGTGACGGCCGCGATCGGCCCGAACACGGGTGCCCACCCGAATGGTGTTGCAGGGGGCGTCAAAGGTGTAGCGGGCGGCGAGGGCTGGATTGGGCAGGGTTCCCGCGATCCACGTGAAATGGTGCTGGTCGAGCTGCGGCGCGCCAGTCGCCGCGGCGCTCACGGCGAGCGTCAGCAGCTCTGCGAGGCTCGGATGGCTCGTCTCGGCCGAATGCTCGACATCGACGAGCGGGGGAGCGGCGGCCGCGGGCAACCAGCGCAGGCTCCAGTCGACCCGGCCGTGGCGCTCGCGCACCGTGACGGTCTCGCCAGGCCTGCCGGGCGCCACGTCGAGCGCCGCGAACCAGCGCTCGGCCTCGGTCGAGCACTCGAGCGCGGGTGGGGCCTCGGAGCTGCTCGCCGCGAGTACGCGCCGCCACCTCGCGAGGCCGAGGCCGTGCGGGGCGAGCACGGGAACGAGCGGGCCCATGTCGCCGGCGTCGGGGGCGGCAGGGCTGAGTCCCGCGGCAAAGAAACGCTCTGGCTCTGGCACGCCGATGTCGAGCACGCGCGCGATCGTCTCGGCCTCGGCGAGCGAGGCGTTCAGCCGCGCGCCAGGGTCTTCGGCGAAGCGGGCGAAGGCCGACGAGTAGTGGCCGTCACGCATCAAGAGCACGCGGTCGGCGAGCGGGTCGCGTTTCGCAGCCTGGCTCGACGCCCGCGCGTGACGCACCTGCCTCGCAAGATCAGGAAAGAGCGTCTCGTGGCCGTGCACGGGTCACGCCTCAGGAAACGCCGAGGGCCAGTAGTGACTGTCGGGCACCTGCCTTGCCCCGAAGATGGCCTGACCCACGCGCACGCAGGTGGCTCCCTCTTCGATCGCGACCTCGTAGTCGCCAGACATGCCCATCGAGAGCCCTCCGTCGCCCACGAGTTCGGGGTCGGTATCGCGCAGCTGATCACGCAGGGTTCGCAGCAGGGTGAAGCAGGTGCGCACGCGGGGAATATCACTGCTGAAAATGGCGAGCGTCATGAGCCCCCGCACCCGCAGCGACTGGAAGCTTGGCATCTCGCGCAAGAAAGCCTCGACCTCTTCGGGCGGCAGGCCGTACTTTTGTGGCTCGGCCGAGGTGTTGACCTGCACGTACACGTCGAGCGAGCGGCCCGCGGCCTGCAGCCTGCGGTCGAGCGCGGCGGCCGCACGAAGGTTGTCGAGCG from Leucobacter sp. UCMA 4100 includes:
- a CDS encoding bifunctional hydroxymethylpyrimidine kinase/phosphomethylpyrimidine kinase yields the protein MSIRTNPDAPSPEAPAGRIAREVSGAARLELATPKPRILGFGSRLIHGSVGLNGSERVYAEHDIAAIGIATIMLSVMPHYPRSHHLDVPPEYLSEALTDLEAAGALGGLQLVTSGYLAAPEQVAPIASWCAAHQVPLVLDPTLGDVELGFYTNPEVARPMRDKLVPLATGLTPNLFELATLTETPLETLSSTAAIERAARSLMTPKTEWIIVTGVTSETHRGKPHIAELLVTQRETHVHRHPAIPTEAKGLGDMFTAELNAALLGGARLKDAVSAAGARVRTTLTHLSHTSSPQSLARSAQ
- a CDS encoding acyl-CoA thioesterase, translating into MTDVRYTVRKWVKPEDLNQHGALFGGRLLQWVDEEAAIIAITQLGTTDLVTRHMSEINFLSRADRGDLLEIVYGVKAFGRTSITLDCRVTNSVTGADILTLDSIIFVSVDEHGTATPHGQTVATPTTERVRLDHLR
- a CDS encoding DegT/DnrJ/EryC1/StrS family aminotransferase, with protein sequence MNEQYEMIPSAKPLIGNEERSAVDRVLASGGLAQGPEVAAFEAEFSRQLVGGRPTVAVNSGTSGQHLGLLASGVGPGDEIIVPSFTFAAVANSVVLAGATPVFVDIEPRYFTLNPAKVAQAVTERTKGIMPVHLYGHPFKADSMLSVAKEYELTVYEDAAQAHGATWQGEPVGTFGEFAMFSLYPTKNMTAIEGGMVACRTEAIARGVRLLRNQGMETQYANEVVGFNARMSDVHAAVGRVQLGKLEAWTETRQRNATFYERELGSLAGLRTPQTSPLATHVYHQYTVRVDGAERDRIREALREEWGIMTGVYYPTPCHRLPSLARYAEGVHLPETDLAAAEVMSLPVHPSLSEADLERIVCGVTSVVGAGA
- a CDS encoding YggS family pyridoxal phosphate-dependent enzyme; this encodes MSNQVEPELPIHDFPTATSVAEFERNIHDVREKIDTAARSVDRDPADVRLLPVSKTVPEDRVRLAVAAGCHQLGENKVQEAKRKSENLADLGVEWSVIGHLQTNKARDVAAFASEFQALDNLRAAAALDRRLQAAGRSLDVYVQVNTSAEPQKYGLPPEEVEAFLREMPSFQSLRVRGLMTLAIFSSDIPRVRTCFTLLRTLRDQLRDTDPELVGDGGLSMGMSGDYEVAIEEGATCVRVGQAIFGARQVPDSHYWPSAFPEA
- a CDS encoding AAA family ATPase; translation: MSDTGGLGLLEHPATRAAEGVARAEAVRRELRHARRALAADLASGGEPVGHARLAAESVSRLERELDALLADPEILERARRALDERAAVLRVAVTAHRFETEALRRWEDGDELIAHAAVTGRRLTDDERRFLEATPERAETALERALPEAASAALVTGAAEALATVRVRETRAQLQEGLWVSPQMQGAVRAALPALAAGAPLLLIGETGGAKTALAEHLAARVAPEAEFVSGYGDITSAQLVGTHELRAEGGATVTAFEPGPLLRAMTEGKPLILDEVNAMPPEFLKRLNRILQLRPGARFAVQEQAGLTVTIARGFSIIATANEHAPGRYRGIEPLSAELINRFGANVHRVHYPDAHVAYDDYPHENMLLAAASLADESGELPGTITLADLEPVARAAFVSQQVFSGNYGEGFRGFVTSEREYDREPGLIETVIAPRTLAAILEQVALTATTRSLNEALARFLDGVMNAHDRRVLALIFEGQGIAL
- the serC gene encoding phosphoserine transaminase, translated to MLPSDGKFGSGPSRLRPEQLTSLTTTYRDLLGTSHRQAPVKALVGSVQRQLLDLFDAPDGYEVVMGNGGAAMFWDVAAASLIEHRAQCLSFGAFGKKFARAAGAPWLETPSVRSAPHGSLAAPVAEAGIDVYAWPHNDTSTGVVVPVERVVPASEALTLIDATSAAGGINFDAANADVYYFAPQKNLGSDGGLWIALLSPAAIERAERIAASGRHIPDSLNLHLAITNSRSQQTVNTPSLVTLALLETQLQWIIASGGLTWAESRARESSEMLYRWAERSDFATPFVADPVHRSPVNATIEFAADVDARELSRQLRAHGIVDVDAYSGIGQNQLRIATYVSVEPDDVRRLTECIDAIVGGLRGR
- a CDS encoding vWA domain-containing protein, whose translation is MTGAGDDRLVEQLTSLGRLLGITVVVTDESEWIIAPESVRIGLGFYRDRGIAEGDVMALALRDFWVGVRLPLFEPGRGYRREAIEAAQPELAPLLATADRLDAMAAIDVALPGIAGELRAATARSIADDVSELSLEAQWLAAVTRSFSGAALPVVAPQLRRQLAGFAMLLERAAHDGPLHDACNALAFREASAPTGVDRLDRVLALIAPPYLELLRGAGQGLATPGASLHARPADGDDEGLGGDEGRGPRSGESDDGSDAEAQGSGASQVQALDTAAPQDAEGGDEPSVDERLLVESGSMVAPTAFLETPLSATRASLAPLEVPGDESRPLNEADRERVARDDGQAPRLASAPHPGVQRASVAEYRARLERYRREVTATREVWRLAVSEQLRLRQVALQRGAPEGAELFRERLAATVTEVAAGVPRPAAYQQYERRPRHGDGLRSTDYVLLLDRSGSMQGAAAELCADAAMVMVESLAAVSRDLQGRDERAARALDVRLRAGIIAFGDEPVVVKGLDTPVDDEIRASLHSAVRGARGSTRGAAALDAAAELFGPELQGERPRRVVLCVTDGDLDDVASLKGAIAGLDALGAEVHAIGVGRSPGIEVFAPAFERIDTVRELPGLLARVVAADAQATLAGRMPT